One Artemia franciscana chromosome 6, ASM3288406v1, whole genome shotgun sequence DNA window includes the following coding sequences:
- the LOC136027832 gene encoding uncharacterized protein LOC136027832 has translation MEKVEIFLLPSSQHSVETLEVFTSNILKDADKVPGFDDSPNGPYKTCKIKIWYIDLESGVAETFNTDVSFTNVLKSLRKGKVNPIFSPISCAFKKILTTLNHPGKTVVNIHVWKWQNERDNRGLTDSLSSLIQIYCAKITFYSEDFQVYLIPPEVPASVVILPVDIYEGQSPAWRGQVAIFAQNTQNYEFVKYLEMFPWPDDTGLCSGMIKKEEASFYYGDKLELINQCDFRSIPANMFSGKVYSLSSSCDVRGRHAEDARDFFSLANAESNVGFVSFR, from the exons ATGGAGAAAGtggaaatatttcttttacctTCAAGTCAGCACTCTGTCGAAACTTTGGAAGTATTTACAAGCAATATACTGAAAGATGCAGACAAAGTTCCAGGGTTTGATGATTCACCAAATGGACCGTACAAAACATGTAAAATCAAGATTTGGTATATTGACCTTGAAAGTGGAGTTGCTGAAACTTTCAACACTGATGTATCATTCACAAATGTGCTGAAAAGTTTGAGAAAAGGGAAAGTAAACCCCATTTTCTCCCCAATATCATGtgcttttaagaaaattttgactACCTTAAATCACCCTGGAAAAACAGTTGTGAATATACATGTTTGGAAGTGGCAAAACGAAAG GGATAATCGAGGATTGACTGACAGCCTCTCATCTTTGATTCAAATATACTGTgctaaaataactttttactcAGAAGATTTTCAAGTATACCTCATTCCTCCCGAAGTACCTGCTTCCGTTGTTATTCTCCCGGTCGATATTTATGAAGGACAAAGCCCTGCTTGGAGAGGTCAAGTAGCAATTTTTGCTCAAAACACTCAAAATTACGAATTTGTGAAGTATTTAGAGATGTTTCCCTGGCCTGATGACACTGGATTGTGTTCTGGAatgattaaaaaagaagag GCATCATTTTACTACGGAGACAAATTGGAACTGATCAACCAATGTGATTTTCGTTCTATACCGGCAAATATGTTTTCTGGCAAAGTTTATTCGCTCTCTTCAAGTTGTGATGTACGGGGAAGACACGCTGAAGATGCAAGGGATTTCTTCAGCCTTGCAAACGCTGAATCAAATGTAGGCTTTGTTTCATTTAGATAG